The Lachnospiraceae bacterium oral taxon 500 genome window below encodes:
- a CDS encoding DNA adenine methylase, producing the protein MFNKNLAPFVKWAGGKRQLLDKILERMPQTYNNYFEPFIGGGAVLFELQPETAVINDINASLINTYRIIANNPQEFIASVNKLDLAMGEDVKSYYYSLREHYNDKLMKNELDVEFAALFVFINKHCFNGLYRVNGKGLFNVPYNNSTKESVDAELIMAVSEYLKKVTILQGDFEDACRDAQKGDFVFFDSPYAPLNPTSFESYTKEGFDVESHERLAKLFDELTKRDCYCMLTNHNTDFINKLYGNKGYKIDVVSVKRMINSDATKRTGEEVVICNY; encoded by the coding sequence ATGTTTAATAAGAATTTAGCTCCATTTGTGAAGTGGGCAGGTGGAAAAAGACAATTACTTGATAAAATATTAGAAAGAATGCCTCAAACCTATAATAACTATTTTGAACCATTTATTGGAGGAGGAGCTGTGCTATTTGAATTACAACCAGAGACGGCTGTGATAAATGATATAAACGCTTCTTTGATTAATACCTATAGAATAATTGCGAATAATCCACAGGAGTTTATTGCAAGTGTTAACAAATTAGATTTGGCAATGGGCGAGGATGTTAAATCTTACTATTATTCATTAAGAGAACATTATAATGATAAATTAATGAAGAATGAATTAGATGTTGAATTTGCAGCATTATTTGTTTTTATTAATAAGCATTGTTTTAATGGATTGTACCGAGTAAACGGTAAAGGGTTGTTTAACGTTCCTTATAATAATAGCACTAAGGAATCTGTTGATGCAGAGTTGATAATGGCTGTTTCTGAATACTTGAAGAAGGTGACTATTTTACAGGGAGATTTTGAAGATGCATGTCGTGATGCGCAAAAAGGAGATTTTGTATTTTTTGACAGTCCGTATGCACCATTGAATCCTACATCGTTTGAATCATACACTAAAGAGGGGTTCGATGTTGAAAGTCATGAGAGATTGGCAAAACTATTTGATGAGTTAACCAAAAGAGACTGTTATTGTATGCTTACAAATCATAATACTGATTTTATTAATAAGTTATATGGAAATAAGGGTTATAAAATTGATGTGGTTAGTGTAAAAAGAATGATTAATTCTGATGCGACAAAAAGAACAGGGGAAGAGGTTGTTATTTGTAATTATTAA
- a CDS encoding site-specific DNA-methyltransferase produces MERLLGKNQQYFYENSSAQIIHGDSFQILSKIKPESIDMIFADPPYFLSNGGITCKGGRMVSVNKAEWDKIGEASTPISDKHKFNRKWIRLCKRVLKPNGSIWISGTLHNIYSIGMALEQEGFKIINNITWQKTNPPPNLSCRCFTHSTETILWAQKADKKSRHYFNYELMKKKNGGKQMKDVWVGSLTKPSEKKAGKHPTQKPKYLLERIIQASTQPGDVVLDPFCGSGTTGVVAVRYKCRFIGIDNSEEYLEITKSRLENEINVLGNG; encoded by the coding sequence TTGGAAAGATTACTTGGTAAAAATCAGCAATATTTTTATGAGAATTCATCTGCTCAAATAATACATGGAGATTCGTTTCAGATTTTAAGTAAAATTAAGCCAGAAAGCATAGATATGATTTTTGCGGATCCGCCATACTTTTTGAGTAATGGTGGTATTACTTGTAAGGGTGGCCGAATGGTTTCTGTGAATAAAGCTGAATGGGATAAAATCGGAGAGGCCTCAACTCCAATTTCAGATAAACATAAATTTAATAGAAAGTGGATAAGACTTTGCAAGAGAGTCCTCAAGCCTAATGGAAGCATTTGGATTTCTGGAACTTTGCATAATATTTATTCTATTGGTATGGCATTAGAGCAAGAGGGCTTCAAAATAATAAACAATATTACATGGCAAAAAACAAATCCACCGCCTAATCTATCTTGCAGATGTTTTACACATTCCACAGAAACAATATTATGGGCGCAGAAAGCGGATAAGAAATCACGTCATTATTTTAATTATGAGCTTATGAAAAAGAAAAATGGCGGAAAGCAAATGAAAGATGTATGGGTTGGCAGTTTGACAAAGCCCTCTGAGAAGAAGGCAGGCAAGCATCCAACACAAAAACCAAAGTATCTGTTAGAGAGAATTATACAAGCATCAACACAACCGGGAGATGTTGTGCTGGATCCGTTTTGCGGTTCTGGAACAACTGGTGTGGTAGCAGTCCGTTATAAGTGTAGATTTATTGGAATAGATAATTCAGAAGAATATTTGGAAATTACAAAAAGTAGATTGGAGAACGAGATTAATGTACTTGGAAATGGATAA
- a CDS encoding low molecular weight phosphotyrosine protein phosphatase: protein MIKVLFICHGNICRSTLIQSLFTHQVKELGLEDKFYIDSMGTSAEEIGNPPHRGTVNKLKTEGVPLVPHRAKQITFKDYDKFDYIIGMDEANIRNLHRILKGDPKGKVFKCLNFVGSNRDIDDPWYTGDFDATYEDALKGCEGFLKYLKRQGEI, encoded by the coding sequence ATGATCAAAGTACTTTTCATCTGCCACGGCAACATTTGCCGGAGCACTTTAATTCAGAGTCTTTTCACGCATCAGGTCAAAGAACTGGGATTAGAGGATAAGTTTTATATTGACTCGATGGGGACAAGCGCGGAGGAGATTGGCAATCCGCCTCACCGCGGCACTGTCAATAAGCTGAAAACAGAAGGCGTTCCGTTGGTGCCGCATCGGGCTAAACAAATAACTTTTAAGGATTATGATAAGTTTGATTATATCATCGGTATGGATGAGGCTAATATAAGAAATCTTCACCGGATTCTAAAAGGCGATCCGAAAGGCAAGGTTTTTAAATGCCTGAACTTTGTCGGTTCTAACAGGGATATTGACGACCCGTGGTATACCGGAGATTTTGATGCGACATATGAGGATGCCTTAAAAGGCTGCGAGGGATTTTTAAAGTACCTTAAAAGACAGGGAGAAATATAG
- a CDS encoding ribonuclease HII has translation MNSIKQIKQDLDAVLQAEQANAYTGVRIDAFLEKYEKDSRTGVQQLRQKAEKYKRDLAAERARLKIMSAYEDEYAGLIIAGVDEVGRGPLAGPVVAGIVILDSAKEILYLNDSKKLSDEKRRELAAEIKEKALAYAVGMVSNERIDEINILQATYEAMANAWLSLSLPPDILLNDAVIIPQIPVRQVAITKGDEKSISIAAASILAKVTRDDIMLAYDEIYPEYQFKKNKGYGTAEHMAAIRRIGICDIHRRTFVKNVQ, from the coding sequence ATGAATAGTATTAAACAAATTAAGCAGGATTTGGATGCAGTCTTGCAAGCCGAACAGGCAAACGCCTATACCGGCGTAAGAATCGACGCTTTTCTGGAAAAATATGAAAAAGATTCCCGCACCGGAGTTCAGCAACTGCGGCAAAAGGCCGAAAAATATAAGAGAGACCTTGCCGCCGAGCGGGCAAGACTGAAAATAATGTCAGCCTATGAGGATGAGTATGCGGGACTGATTATCGCCGGGGTGGATGAAGTCGGCCGGGGACCGCTGGCCGGACCGGTAGTGGCCGGCATTGTCATCCTTGACTCGGCAAAGGAGATTTTGTATTTAAACGATTCCAAAAAGCTGTCTGATGAAAAGCGGCGGGAGCTGGCGGCCGAAATCAAGGAAAAAGCCCTGGCCTATGCGGTTGGCATGGTCAGTAACGAGCGGATTGACGAAATCAATATTTTACAGGCAACTTATGAAGCGATGGCCAATGCCTGGCTTAGTTTAAGTCTGCCACCGGATATTTTGCTGAACGACGCCGTCATTATTCCCCAAATTCCTGTACGTCAGGTAGCCATTACCAAAGGCGATGAAAAAAGTATCTCCATCGCAGCCGCTTCCATTCTGGCCAAAGTAACCAGAGATGATATCATGCTTGCTTACGATGAGATTTATCCGGAATATCAATTTAAAAAAAATAAAGGCTACGGTACTGCCGAGCACATGGCTGCTATTCGCCGCATCGGTATCTGCGATATCCATCGCCGTACCTTCGTGAAAAATGTGCAATGA
- a CDS encoding YraN family protein translates to MTSKKAEQLKTAAAKGTEKTAETSVGKGRIYEKQAAAYIKALGYQIREQNFRCFYGEIDLIAQKEKDLFFIEVKGQKQDYQAEMKINHAKRQRILNASAEYLRRQNLWQDYTVHYDVVVITGSQIHYYSNAFEW, encoded by the coding sequence ATGACAAGTAAAAAAGCGGAACAGTTAAAAACAGCAGCAGCAAAAGGAACCGAAAAAACAGCGGAAACCAGTGTCGGCAAAGGCCGGATTTATGAAAAACAAGCAGCCGCTTATATCAAAGCACTGGGCTATCAAATCAGGGAGCAAAACTTTCGCTGCTTTTACGGCGAGATTGATTTAATTGCTCAAAAAGAAAAAGACCTTTTCTTTATTGAAGTCAAAGGTCAAAAACAGGATTATCAGGCGGAAATGAAAATTAACCATGCCAAACGGCAGCGGATTTTAAATGCTTCGGCGGAGTATTTACGCCGCCAAAATCTATGGCAGGATTATACTGTTCACTATGATGTAGTGGTTATCACCGGCAGCCAAATTCACTATTATTCCAATGCCTTTGAATGGTAA
- the pgeF gene encoding peptidoglycan editing factor PgeF — MKHEKKEVLQFDLFLQFPDIIHGMNTRLGGVSSGVYESMNMGWGLGDSPENVRENYLRFAAVLGFPAESYTFSDQVHQTKIAHITKADAGNGFLFPKKEERKGIDGLLTQERGVALTIFSADCVPLLFYDPKQQVIGAAHSGWRGTVLDIAGEMLRQMTERYGCHPADIRVGLGACISRENFEVGEDVKKEFEKHGKYDILNQVFFPKGNGKYLLDLRAYIAFALKNQGVLPEHMEVSTECTYGQPEMFFSHRRSGLQRGSHISIIYLNYMK, encoded by the coding sequence ATGAAACACGAGAAAAAAGAAGTTTTACAGTTTGATTTATTTTTACAGTTCCCTGATATCATTCACGGAATGAATACAAGACTGGGCGGAGTCAGCAGCGGTGTTTATGAAAGCATGAATATGGGCTGGGGACTAGGTGACAGTCCGGAAAATGTTCGCGAAAACTACCTCCGTTTTGCCGCGGTACTTGGCTTTCCGGCGGAAAGTTATACTTTTTCCGATCAGGTGCATCAAACCAAAATCGCGCATATTACCAAAGCGGATGCCGGCAATGGCTTTTTGTTCCCTAAGAAAGAAGAACGAAAAGGAATTGACGGCTTATTAACTCAGGAACGGGGCGTGGCGCTGACGATTTTTTCAGCGGATTGCGTACCGCTTCTTTTTTATGACCCGAAGCAGCAGGTAATCGGAGCGGCTCATTCCGGCTGGCGGGGAACGGTACTGGATATTGCCGGTGAAATGCTGCGGCAAATGACAGAGCGATATGGCTGCCATCCGGCGGATATCCGGGTAGGACTGGGCGCTTGTATCAGCCGGGAAAACTTCGAAGTTGGCGAAGATGTAAAAAAAGAATTTGAAAAGCACGGGAAATATGATATACTAAACCAAGTCTTTTTCCCGAAAGGAAACGGGAAATACCTTTTGGATTTGCGAGCCTATATTGCCTTTGCCCTAAAAAACCAAGGCGTTTTGCCGGAGCATATGGAAGTTTCAACGGAATGTACTTACGGACAGCCGGAGATGTTCTTTTCGCACCGCCGCAGCGGATTGC